The DNA window CAAACTCATCCTCCATAGCCATTATCACCTCCACATGATCCAGTGAATCCAAACCAAGGTCTTCTATGAAATGGGAATTCAAATCCAACTGCAAATAAATGTAATCCTTACTAAACAGAATAAATTACCtctgttgttttattttccgttTCCAGAGCAAAACTACAAAACTTGGACACCACGAAGCAAGCAAGGTGTTTGCCAGTTTTTACTGTCCTCGTCGAGGGTTGAGTGACAAACAGGAGAGCGAATTTTTGAGTATAGGAAGACCCAAAATCCAATGGAGAAAATGAATACCAATACTGTTTCATCTTTAAATTTCCAGCGATCTAGTCCCGCCTGTAAGCCACTACCCAAGGCACAAGGTGACTGTGAAACCTGAGAATTGAAATATCTTAGCTTTTCTAGACTAGTAGAATCATGACTTAAATTGTAAATAGCGACGAACTTTCAAAAACTGATCAAGAAAGTAAAGCAATACGGTTTAAATGAATTAGTATTCTTTATACAATTGTGTCGATATCAAACAAGTAAAGTACATATATTCGTCGCTTTCAGCAAATAGTAGGTGAAATCTATTTTGTCAAGTCATCAAAGAGAATTCTGATGACAACGTGCTACCAGTTCCAATAACTGCGACAAGAGGGAGGATAATGCAAAAGTGAGTtgagattggaaaaaaaaaatctgattaaGGTAAACCCAAGTCTCCAACATGTAAACATTTCCTAAAAGTTCCAAGTTCTCAGATCTCACAGTGACCTACAGACACTATTTAAGGCAGGAGTACCTTGGCATGGTCAATTTTGTCATAGAGTTTGAGAACGAGGATGACACGTTCGCGTATAAGCTCAAGCGTCATGGGTGCCTTGGCGCTGTAGTGGCGCACCTGGTTTGCCCGTGGTGCTGTTGGATTCTgtgaaacagagaaaagaatgaAGATTGAATAGAAGCGTGATATTAACCTTATCTGCCGATATCTTGTCGTAGGCGGCAACGACTTTTAGGACACGTTCCTCTATCTGCTTTATCGACTGCTTCTGAGACGTGGTCGAGTAGCACAGCATTGGCCGAACAGGTTTCACCTGAGTTGTTTAGAACATGATCTAGCGATATACCTCGGGATTTCGGGCTTTGTTATTACATAACTACGGAGCAGCGGAGGCAGGCATATCTCTAGTCAATCGTGGCCCGAGTACCGGGCAATTGCGGCTCCCCGTGctccgtcgtcgtcgtcgtcgtcgtcgagctCGTGTTGTAATGTAAATGGAAGAGAATTACCTGAGGTAAGATACTCCGTGAGCGGTCCTGCGTCGCCGTGAGCGACGCCCGGTGATTAACGGAGAATGTCACCGCGGTCCGACGGATCCCCGAGCGAGAAACGTTACCCAACACCCCGGCATTTCTCGTTACAAGACGGACGAGACCCCCGAGAGACGCCATTGTCGTTCCCAAGTGGAAGGAAAACTTGTGAAAACTCGCGAGAGTCGCGAGCGAATCAACTAACACGATTCAGGAGGTCGCTAGCAGCCGACACGCGATAGTCGATTGCTTATCGAGATTGTACCCGCGGGAATTTTGATGTTTTCGAATTACTTGTGGACGCTTGTGGTATCATTAAATTACTTTTTGACTTTAATAGGGATACCAATTTCAAAACGAGTATGTTAAATTCTCTCTTCAATATTTCAAGCCTGTATTGCCACGTTGTACAATTGACAGCAATAATCctagagaaaattttttcacgtgttCAATTACACAATTCCCACGAATATAATTCGACATATTGAAAGGAACATTTCATTCCGTTAATAAATTCTCCCGCTAGAGAAAGACGCAATCAAAGCACCGTGCAGCCTCTGACATGAGGGCTCATCGCACTTTCGGTGAAGGTTTATAAGAATAATTAAGAGACGTGAATTAGTATCTCGATTGACGATAAGATTATCCTTAGTCTTCATTGAGATGTTGAGAGTTACGTTAATTCTCTTTTGTAATCGAGAACTGAAGAAACATCATGATAAACCCCGGAGAAGTGGGATCATCTACAAGCCGAAAGAGGCGGCTTATTTATCAAAAACCAAACATCGATTGTCTTGTCAGGCAAAACTGACCGTAGATGGCTCGCAGCACGCAAGAAACGAGAGATGTTGTTTTGAgtatgaggctgaagttagtaacgttaacgtaacgaaacatgagggaaaaaatcattattgcgcaattttagaatgactttaAAAAGGAGtcggtttttcaaaataagagTATGTATGTTTCGTTTATTGTTGTTcactaaatttcagacattccTTAAAAGctgcgaagtaacgatttttccctAAACATGCATCGCTACAAgtacgttactaacttcattcTCATGTTTTGATTCTCCACCTCCACTGACAGCAGTGACAGCAGTGCAACGATCGTCGGTGACCAATGAACGCCTACGGCGAGGACGAGGGTGACAGACACCCGGTGCAGGGTTAATCCGCGAAAGGGGGGAGCAGGTGCGTGCCGTGAAATTAAATCGTCGGCCGAAATGAGGCTAGACAAGGAAAGACGAGGACTTTCCGAGATGACGGGGTGCGATAAGTAGACTCGTTCACTCGCGCAAGGAGAATCACGTGCGACGTGGTTCAACGACACGCGCCCGGACAAAATAAACCCATTGAGGACCTAAACGTCGATGCAAGTATCAACGGCGCTTCAGCGCTGACTATCGATCCCTCATTTGGATATACGGCCGATGCATTTTTGGATCGACAAGCCGGCAGGCAGGTACTACGGCTTTGGAGGGCGCCGATACCCTGCCACCCCGTTGCCCAAGGCTCGCTCCGGTGAgaattttgtttacttttcGATGTTGCCTGTTCTTCGTTGTAAAATGCATATGTAAGTCCAGGAAAGATCACCTTACCAGATGTGAGGGGTCTTCTTGACCGTTCTGATAAGTGCGAGTAATCCTTGTATGATAGTTGTTTCTCAAGATGCTCGTTATACCGCAGGTCATCGACGACGTGGCAGGGAGGTAATTAGACCGATGGTCACTCCGGTTCATCGgttccaaagtttgaacggCACCAGCCACGCTCCGGGCCCAAGTAATTCCTGCGGTTACGGCCCTCGTCACCTGAGGCCTTCCTTAAGGAACGCCAACGACATTGGTGCCAACAACAACAGCGAAAATATATCGCTGCAGCCTGTTCAGGCAACCGCAAATTCAGCAAAGTAGTTATTTGATTTCTTATTTCCTTACGATATATTCTTAAAAAGTCTTTTAAGGGTATACAATGTCGCTTACTGATGactgttaatatttttttcataaacacCAGCTGCCACGTATCGGATAACGCAGGAAACAACCAACTTCATCCACCTTCAGAAACAGCAGCGGACCCGGCACATAACAGGAGTCTACTTGATTTCTCAGAGTTCACAGATGCCGAATTAGCTGGATGCAGACTGCGCTGCGGAGTTTGGATTACATGTGTTCTAGCTGCAGGATTCGTCGTCGCAGCAAAGTTCTATTTCGACCACCAGGTGAGTTACTCTCATTGCATGAGTTACCCACTATAATTCCAAACTCGTTTACCAGATCTTTTACTACAGAGAAAAACACTTTGATACCAATTTTTCCAGGGCACTGGACTTGAGGTTTTGGTGTACTGCGGATTGCTGGTCACACTCCTCCTATCTGGTTGCTTTTACTCAATTCTGTGCCGACGAACAGAAGAGAACGTGGTCAGGGAAAATGCTATGCAATCTCAGGAGGATCCGTTAGCAGCTATGACTGCTGCGAATACAATTGCAAATGAGAATATTAGACTACCAATGGTTATGCCTGTTTCCGAACAGAACCCACCACCGCCACCTTACCACATTGCCATTTTAATACCGCCGTCGCATTCGGCGGAAGATATTCCTCCCCCATCTTATGACAAGATAGCTGTGCATTAAGAGGGGAAGTTGGTTTTCACACGTTATAACCGTGGGTTATTTTCTGCTTGACCATGATGCTAGGCTTGAGTCGCACGAGACTGTGTAATGGTAATCCACAAGGGATTGAGTCATTTTCGTAGATTGGTTCAGGTATGTGAATTACCTATCATGGAAAGCATTCCAGTTCGGCTTAACCATAAATCGACCGCTGTTGCTTACACTCtgacaacttttttcttccttctttctcaACAGAAAAATGAGAATGTAATATTACAAAGAACGCGTTTTACGAATTCAAAACCTTCTCTTTCAAACTCAACGAAAATGTGATCTTCCAAGAATTAATGTGTTCtatttagaattatttttaacccaATTGAGCTGATCTGGAATGTCAGTCAAATATTTAGCAGTGGCTAGAGTTGCCAAATGATTCGCGTTCTTCTTTCGTGGCATCGTGATACGAGAAATGATTATATATTGGATCTATAGTAATATATTGatatgataaattttaatttatagtGGCGATCGGTTCGACCAAATTCTAATTTTCGTTCGCCTCTAATAACATGACAGATGGTTCAAACATAAGacagattaaaaaataatcacctGTGTACCTCTATACGCATGGTAGCTACGAGTTTCGATTAATATTATGACgatataattgtaataatataatactaaCAGGCAGCTTATTCACGATGTTCCAATCGTACTGTTATTTTGCGCGTTCTCCATTACCGTAAAAGCATTAAGACACTACGAATCCAACAAACAGACTGATATTACTATAATTAcaccgatatttttttcgcaacttCAACAAAGATCGTAGTAGAGTTTAAATATACATTGATCTCTCAAACAGTTTACgaattgataaacaaaaagtaaaaataatgattaatcATATTACGAATAGAAATAAGATACTTTCGCATCTGTGATAGCGGCGCGAGAAAATATCCGTAAGATCCGTTTCAATATTACTactattatacaatatacaaaaatatgttttaaaaGTGCATAATAATACATAAACGCATCGagaaatttattaatcaaCAAAAGCATGTTGTACGCGCTCGCGAGTAATCGCTACATATTGATCTCTAGCATAATCTTTAGCAACTACACAGTTAATTATTCTATCCTTCAGATGAGAAACGGAGAAAGTATGATAATACGGTGATAAAGTGTACGATGTTTTGTTTCGTTCATATTGTTTGTTGCATACACCTTCAAGCACACACGTAGTAGGTCTGTTAAATTTGCCAATTATTTTAAAAGTATATTAAGACGGGCACGTGTTTTacataattttgtataattttttaaataatatatattagaTATATcctatttttatatatatacgtatatgcagtacataaattaatttacGATCAAAGGTTTTGCTATCGATTTATAACGATATACTATGTTGTAACTTATACAACGTTCTCACATATTtctatcgttattttttactattttctttttctgaattatttcactaattccgtacacacatttaaaaatcattatcatGTACTCGACCTTAGAACATTAATaaaacgtaataaaattacaattacgtTATAAATAATccattctttctttctttctcttcatTCAGACTCTCTGAATTTCGAACAACTTGACATCGGTGTCATACCAAATCGGCGGCTCAACGTTCCTGAGATAAATAACTCCCCACATATAAGTTCTGAACCACGCGGTGGTTCCAGCATTGGCCTGATATCGTCTGATGAGAATGGGATGAGGCACAGGTAATAATCCTACAAGGGTGCCATGCTGAAGAAACTTGAGAATCTCACTCTCGTCCGTCAAGCCTCTGTAGATCACGAAGTTGTAGGATATTAATTAACCGTATAACCAATATTACGCAAGTTGCGTCATCGTAATTGAGAGGATACTCACTTGTCGatacaaattttctcaacttgCGGGACAAGAACTTGAAGAAGCCGCATTATTGTTTGCAGAGGTAATTTACTTTTCCATTGATGAACCCAATCACCAGATGGCACCCAGTGGTTTACGTTTTGTGCAAGATTTGATTGTTCGGTCACCCTAATTCCTCCTCTCTGTGAAATAATCAAATATGTTCGTTAAAAACGAGCCTGTGAGTTGCTCACCTGTCAATCGATCTCTGGAACTCACATGAACGACTGTACTCGACCTTGCAGAGTTTGTCACATCTTCTTTCACGTCCTCTTCTATTACCGTAGTTGTCGTTTCTCGGTGCACCTTATCGTTGTTCACAATTGTAGAATTCCCAGCAACGTCAATAGGTGGGCTCAACGGATGAGCTGACTCCTTTTCAGTCATATTTTCAATGCCTGTATAAGCATGGTGACACAGCGATTACCAAAGAAACCATAGATAATTGATTTTACTGTTAACAAATTCACACCTACCAGGTGTTTCCAAAAGAGATGCTTTTAAGGTTCCAGGTTCTGCAGGCAGTGCCGGTCTCGAACCTTCCATAGCTATTTCGCTAACATTTTCATTGGAGGTGCTAACTGGGATTGTTCTTCGTTGTCTCCTGTTCAATGACCTTGCAATCGTGTTGCAGTCACTGGGCAAATTGGCCAAGCCGTGAAATACTTGGCGCTTACGTATTATCGTATAGACTAGGTTACTGTTTCCATCAAACTGATACTGAAACGATCGAAGATTGTTAGTGATAAAGTCATGCTATAATCCATGACAATCAATAGCTTCTTGTCACCTGTATTATGTTGTTGAATATCTCGAGTAAGAAGAAGACTAGATGATGATTCGTtggtgaagaaaacaaaaaccatGGGGTTCCAAATGCTTCAAGTAGATGCAGCAGTTTTGTGCTTGCCACCATTGAGAGAGTTTTAAGGTACGGCGATACATTCACCAATATTGTCAACAGACAATCAAATAAGGGCTGAAGTCTTTGGTGCcccgttgttattattttgtgaaaaactgTCACCAGTAAATCAGCATGGGTACCTGTGTATACGTCATATGTTTGAGAAAGTGCAATCAAAATCATCAGTAATTATTGATAGATGCATGGTGTGTACCGGTGAAAACTGGAATGTCCATGGGAATAGTTGCTGTATAAGGTTTATTCAGTCTCACTCCAAAGTTTCGCTCACCGCTGAGTAAAAGCAGGATGAACACTCCGATGTGCATTAGACCGACCCTAGCTGCAATGTGTATAACAGATTATACAGGCTACTCAcctttgtttattcatttggCTCAtctaattttaaaatattgctTACATTGATCAGCCCTCGAGTCATTAAGATGATAAAGAATGGGTACAAGAACCTCCAGCACATCAGAGCTCTTCAACACGTAGTAAAGGAACTTTTTGTTGTAGTCGCacattttccaaaaaaataccAGCAACTCCTGATGAAAGTGTACTTTTTTGGTAGAATTTGGCAAATACGTTTGAAGCAAAGGATTATTCAGAAGTCTTGTTATTCCTTTTAAGACAAactgaaaatctgaaaaaaaaagaacacaagGTCATTCTCCAGGTCATTCTGAggatggaaaaattgttatcagTTACAGTTGATTCAAGCTACCTTCGTCTCTGTGAATTCTGCTCagataattaataaacaaattatctCCAGGAACCCCTTCCTCTGATGGCAGGCCACCACTTGTGTCATGGTCCAGAGTCACGATCAATATCTGTAGCGAGACGTCGACTAGCGGCTCCAAGGAATCCGTAAATATAAGATGGTTGTAAGGAACTCCAAGTCCGACTGGGTCATAAGCGCAAACGGTGTTCAAAAGGGATGTAAACATGGGCAGAGCGTGCCTGAAAGACAAAATTGCATTCGCCTATCACCTTCTGTTCAACTATATAAGGAATTTAGTATCCCTTGAATCTTGATTGCGTGTTTAACCCATTCATACCTGTTCTCGGTACTGGTGAGGTGAGCGATCCACCGATTGGGTGTTACCGAAAGGTCTGTAGGAGGGTTGTACATAGTCTCACTGAAGCAAGTGAGCAGGAGTTTCAAGAGTTCAGTTCGGTTTGAGTCCAAGTATGGATATCTTGGTGGAGAATGTGCGAATCCTACACCAGCTTCCCATATGTATTCGCAGCTATCTATCGACTGTAGTTCTTCGGCTTT is part of the Neodiprion virginianus isolate iyNeoVirg1 chromosome 5, iyNeoVirg1.1, whole genome shotgun sequence genome and encodes:
- the LOC124305910 gene encoding acyl carrier protein, mitochondrial isoform X2; translation: MASLGGLVRLVTRNAGVLGNVSRSGIRRTAVTFSVNHRASLTATQDRSRSILPQVKPVRPMLCYSTTSQKQSIKQIEERVLKVVAAYDKISADKLDLNSHFIEDLGLDSLDHVEVIMAMEDEFGFEIPDRDAERLTKPAEIVRYIADKEDVYE
- the LOC124305910 gene encoding acyl carrier protein, mitochondrial isoform X3; its protein translation is MASLGGLVRLVTRNAGVLGNVSRSGIRRTAVTFSVNHRASLTATQDRSRSILPQVKPVRPMLCYSTTSQKQSIKQIEERVLKVVAAYDKISADKVRANQVRHYSAKAPMTLELIRERVILVLKLYDKIDHAKLDLNSHFIEDLGLDSLDHVEVIMAMEDEFGFEIPDRDAERLTKPAEIVRYIADKEDVYE
- the LOC124305910 gene encoding acyl carrier protein, mitochondrial isoform X1, coding for MASLGGLVRLVTRNAGVLGNVSRSGIRRTAVTFSVNHRASLTATQDRSRSILPQNPTAPRANQVRHYSAKAPMTLELIRERVILVLKLYDKIDHAKLDLNSHFIEDLGLDSLDHVEVIMAMEDEFGFEIPDRDAERLTKPAEIVRYIADKEDVYE
- the LOC124305907 gene encoding uncharacterized protein LOC124305907, encoding MHFWIDKPAGRYYGFGGRRYPATPLPKARSGHRRRGREVIRPMVTPVHRFQSLNGTSHAPGPSNSCGYGPRHLRPSLRNANDIGANNNSENISLQPVQATANSANCHVSDNAGNNQLHPPSETAADPAHNRSLLDFSEFTDAELAGCRLRCGVWITCVLAAGFVVAAKFYFDHQGTGLEVLVYCGLLVTLLLSGCFYSILCRRTEENVVRENAMQSQEDPLAAMTAANTIANENIRLPMVMPVSEQNPPPPPYHIAILIPPSHSAEDIPPPSYDKIAVH
- the LOC124305898 gene encoding protein HID1, whose product is MGNADTKLNFRKAVVQLTSKTQPIDAADDTFWDQFWCENVVNVQDIFTLIPAPEIRVLREEAPSNLATLCYKAVEKLVKAVDNSCRTQREHQMVLNCCRLLTRLLPYIFEDPDWKGFFWSSLPGKEDEESIPLAHSLLNAICDLLFCPDFTVAANRKSGPDKAEELQSIDSCEYIWEAGVGFAHSPPRYPYLDSNRTELLKLLLTCFSETMYNPPTDLSVTPNRWIAHLTSTENRHALPMFTSLLNTVCAYDPVGLGVPYNHLIFTDSLEPLVDVSLQILIVTLDHDTSGGLPSEEGVPGDNLFINYLSRIHRDEDFQFVLKGITRLLNNPLLQTYLPNSTKKVHFHQELLVFFWKMCDYNKKFLYYVLKSSDVLEVLVPILYHLNDSRADQSRVGLMHIGVFILLLLSGERNFGVRLNKPYTATIPMDIPVFTGTHADLLVTVFHKIITTGHQRLQPLFDCLLTILVNVSPYLKTLSMVASTKLLHLLEAFGTPWFLFSSPTNHHLVFFLLEIFNNIIQYQFDGNSNLVYTIIRKRQVFHGLANLPSDCNTIARSLNRRQRRTIPVSTSNENVSEIAMEGSRPALPAEPGTLKASLLETPGIENMTEKESAHPLSPPIDVAGNSTIVNNDKVHRETTTTVIEEDVKEDVTNSARSSTVVHRGGIRVTEQSNLAQNVNHWVPSGDWVHQWKSKLPLQTIMRLLQVLVPQVEKICIDKGLTDESEILKFLQHGTLVGLLPVPHPILIRRYQANAGTTAWFRTYMWGVIYLRNVEPPIWYDTDVKLFEIQRV